In Bombus affinis isolate iyBomAffi1 chromosome 11, iyBomAffi1.2, whole genome shotgun sequence, one genomic interval encodes:
- the LOC126922240 gene encoding dihydrolipoyllysine-residue succinyltransferase component of 2-oxoglutarate dehydrogenase complex, mitochondrial, with protein MTAMLSNCSRFVPRVITRLSISQTKVVRSLYSQGHILFIHTQHVVNKNSRICTKYNKFHCWIDQARHIHSTSSLWEIKEVVVPPFAESVSEGDVRWDKKVGDQVKEDDVLCEIETDKTSVPVPSPASGVVKEIFAKDGETVKPGQKLCSIDVGAVGAAPAEKPAEKPAEKAPSPPPAPSTAAPPPPPPPPPPPPPPPPSAAVPPPAARPPPPQAPAASMPVAAIKHAQSLEGAKVQLPPADYTREILGTRTEQRVKMNRMRIRIAERLKDAQNTNAMLTTFNEIDMSRIMEFRKMHQENFTKKYGLKLGFMSPFIAASTYALKDQPVVNAVIDGTDIVYRDYVDISVAVATPKGLVVPVLRSVENKNFAEIEIALAALGDKARKGKISVEDMDGGTFTISNGGVFGSLMGTPIINPPQSAILGMHGVFDRPVAVKGEIKIRPMMYVALTYDHRLIDGREAVMFLRKIKDAVEDPRIILAGI; from the exons ATGACCGCGATGCTGTCCAACTGTTCGCGGTTTGTGCCTCGTGTAATAACAAGACTTAGTATATCACAAACGAAG GTTGTGAGATCTTTATATAGTCAAG GGCACATTCTATTTATCCACACCCAACATGTGGTCAACAAGAACTCACGAAT atgtacaaaatataacaaatttcaCTGTTGGATAGACCAGGCAAGACATATTCATTCAACATCTTCATTAT GGGAAATAAAGGAAGTTGTAGTACCACCATTTGCGGAAAGTGTAAGTGAGGGGGATGTCAGATGGGATAAGAAAGTTGGTGATCAAGTTAAGGAAGATGATGTCTTATGTGAAATTGAAACTGATAAG ACTTCAGTTCCTGTACCATCACCAGCTTCTGGTGTAGTAAAAGAGATATTTGCCAAAGATGGTGAAACAGTAAAGCCAGGACAGAAACTATGTTCCATTGATGTTGGCGCAGTTGGAGCAGCACCAGCTGAAAAACCAGCTGAAAAGCCAGCTGAAAAGGCTCCAAGTCCTCCACCTGCACCTAGTACGGCAGCACCACCGCCACCTCCaccgccgccaccaccaccaccaccaccaccaccttcAGCAGCTGTACCACCACCAGCTGCACGACCTCCACCTCCACAAGCACCTGCAGCATCCATGCCAGTTGCTGCAATTAAACATGCTCAA TCATTGGAAGGTGCAAAGGTACAACTGCCTCCTGCTGATTATACACGTGAAATACTTGGCACCAGAACAGAACAACGGGTAAAGATGAACAGGATGCGAATACGTATTGCAGAACGATTAAAAGATGCTCAAAATACGAACGCTATGTTAACTACATTTAATGAGATCGATATGAG cCGCATTATGGAATTCCGTAAAATGCACCAAGAAAATTTTACAAAGAAATATGGTTTAAAGCTGGGATTTATGAGTCCATTTATTGCAGCTAGTACCTATGCTTTAAAAGATCAACCAGTAGTAAATGCTGTAATAGATGGCACTGACATAGTTTATAGAGACTATGTTGATATTAGCGTCGCAGTTGCAACACCAAAGGGTCTTGTTGTCCCAGTTCTTCGTAGCGTAGAAAACAAGAATTTCgcagaaattgaaattgctttGGCAGCTTTAGGCGATAAAGCAAGAAAAGGCAAAATATCCGTCGAAGATATGGACGGTGGTACATTCACGATAAGTAACGGCGGTGTATTTGGTTCTCTGATGGGTACACCTATTATTAATCCACCACAAAGTGCAATTCTTGGGATGCACGGAGTATTCGACAGGCCCGTTGCAGTAAAGGGCGAG ATTAAAATTCGTCCAATGATGTATGTGGCTTTAACATATGATCATCGATTAATTGACGGGCGCGAGGCTGTGATGTTCTTAAGAAAAATCAAGGACGCTGTGGAAGACCCTAGAATTATTTTAGCTGGCATTTAA
- the LOC126922246 gene encoding 26S proteasome regulatory subunit 4: MGQNQSGTSGTGSDKKDDKDKKKKYEPPIPTRVGKKKRRTKGPDAALKLPQVTPHTRCRLKLLKLERIKDYLLMEEEFIRNQERLKPQEEKNEEERSKVDDLRGTPMSVGTLEEIIDDNHAIVSTSVGSEHYVSILSFVDKDQLEPGCSVLLNHKVHAVVGVLGDDTDPMVTVMKLEKAPQETYADIGGLDTQIQEIKESVELPLTHPEYYEEMGIKPPKGVILYGPPGTGKTLLAKAVANQTSATFLRVVGSELIQKYLGDGPKLVRELFRVAEEHAPSIVFIDEIDAVGTKRYDSNSGGEREIQRTMLELLNQLDGFDSRGDVKVVMATNRIETLDPALIRPGRIDRKIEFPLPDEKTKRRIFSIHTSRMTLAPDVNLAELIMAKDDLSGADIKAICTEAGLMALRERRMKVTSDDFKKSKESVLYRKKEGSPEGLYL, encoded by the exons ATG GGACAAAATCAATCTGGTACCAGTGGTACAGGAAGTGATAAGAAGGATGATAAggataagaaaaagaaatatgaaCCACCTATCCCAACAAGAGTAGGCAAAAAGAAGCGGCGTACAAAAGGACCAGATGCTGCTTTAAAATTACCACAAGTTACACCTCATACACGTTGTAGACTAAAGCTTCTGAAGTTAGAACGTATAAAAGATTACTTGTTAATGGAAGAAGAATTTATTCGAAATCAAGAAAGACTAAAGCCACAAGAAGAAAAgaatgaagaagaaagatctaAAGTCGATGACTTACGTGGAACTCCAATGTCTGTTGGAACATTAGAAGAAATTATTGATGATAATCATGCAATAGTTTCTACATCTGTTGGCTCTGAGCATTATGTATCAATTTTATCATTTGTGGATAAGGATCAATTAGAACCTGGATGTTCTGTTCTATTAAATCATAAAGTTCATGCTGTTGTTGGAGTTTTAGGTGATGATACAGATCCAATGGTTACAGTAATGAAACTAGAGAAAGCTCCACAAGAAACTTATGCAGATATTGGTG GACTTGATACACAAATTCAAGAAATCAAGGAATCTGTAGAATTGCCTTTAACACATCCAGAGTATTATGAAGAAATGGGTATTAAACCTCCAAAAGGAGTCATACTTTATGGTCCTCCAGGAACTGGAAAAACATTGTTAGCAAAAGCTGTTGCTAATCAAACCTCTGCAACCTTTTTGAGAGTTGTTGGTTCTGAGCTTATACAGAAATATTTAGGAGATGGTCCCAAACTTGTTAGAGAGTTATTTAGGGTTGCAGAAGAGCATGCCCCTTCTATTGTATTTATAGATGAAATAGATGCTGTAGGCACAAAACGGTATGATAGCAATAGTGGTGGAGAACGTGAAATTCAAAGAACTATGTTAGAACTCCTCAATCAACTTGATG gtTTTGATAGTCGCGGAGATGTTAAAGTTGTTATGGCTACAAATAGAATTGAAACATTAGATCCAGCATTAATCAGACCTGGCCGTATTGatagaaaaatagaatttcCATTGCCTGatgaaaaaacaaaaagaagaatattCAGCATTCATACTAGCAGAATGACTTTAGCACCTGATGTAAATTTAGCAGAATTAATTATGGCTAAAGATGATCTTTCAGGTGCAGATATAAAG GCCATATGTACTGAAGCTGGTTTAATGGCTTTACGTGAACGCCGTATGAAAGTTACTAGTGATGATTTCAAAAAATCTAAAGAGAGCGTTTTGTATCGGAAAAAGGAGGGATCTCCCGAAgggttatatttataa
- the LOC126922298 gene encoding uncharacterized protein LOC126922298, translating to MIVTYIRGNMENSLNESDTEDSLNIATKNWDRIISTAKKDGYREGVEDGSNSVFQNGFDSGYKEGFQTAFILGKFKSLLNAIPKDVEHPQNIKEIFDKTRRGACHICVAELHNVNNTQKSFDEIINEQRSYSVKVLQTSYEYFQPYVKQLNISEFDILKIRDVPDLEDN from the exons ATGATTGTAACCTATATACGTG gaAACATGGAAAATTCTTTAAATGAATCGGATACTGAAGATTCCTTGAATATTGCTACTAAAAACTGGGATCGAATTATTAGTACTGCTAAAAAG GATGGTTACAGGGAAGGAGTAGAAGATGGGTCAAATTCTGTTTTTCAAAATGGTTTTGATAGTGGATATAAAGAAGGTTTTCAAACGGCTTTTATTCTAGGAAAGTTTAAAAGTTTATTAAACGCTATACCAAAGGATGTCGAGCATCcgcaaaatataaaagaaatttttgaTAAAACTAGAAGAGGCGCGTGTCATATATGTGTAGCAGAACTTCATAATGTCAATAATACACAGAAGAGTTTTGATGAAATCATCAATGAACAAAGGTCGTATTCAGTGAAAGTTCTTCAAACATCGTATGAGTATTTTCAACCATATGTAAAGCAATTAAATATTAGCGAATTCGATATATTAAAGATACGAGATGTTCCAGATTTAGAAGATAATTAA
- the LOC126922265 gene encoding probable DNA-directed RNA polymerase III subunit RPC6, which translates to METEASTSKEHDTTNADINSYDAIEQKILALAQTRPKGISDKDLSTEMPDLQPVQRAQIINKLLSQGHFDLFKQGGSLLYRLKDPSKAKIAKGADNEEKIVYTIIEEAGNKGIWIRDIRFKSNLMPTQLNKILKSLEIKKFIKAVKSVAASKKKVYMLYNLEPDTSVTGGAWYQDQDFEAEFVDVLNQQCYRFLENKREQMNSCRGGPIMARNVTFASSKEVWKFISDLGISKVKLSVEDLEMILNTLVYDGKVERTLSGDGNTLYRAVEPLLSPPGLIKSTCGICPVRKNCCDVGDVTPTKCQYIAEWLE; encoded by the exons ATGGAAACCGAAGCTAGTACTTCGAAGGAACACGATACAACTAATGCAGATATAAATTCATACGATGCAATTGAACAAAA aATTCTTGCATTAGCACAGACAAGACCAAAAGGAATATCTGATAAAGACTTAAGTACTGAAATGCCAGACTTGCAACCTGTTCAAAGAGctcaaattataaataaacttttatCTCAGGGTCATTTTGATCTATTTAAGCAAGGTGGTTCCTTGTTATATCGTTTGAAGGATCCATCTAAAGCAAAAATAGCTAAAGGCGCAGATAATGAGGAAAAAATCGTATACACCATCATTGAAGAAGCGGGGAATAAAGGAATTTGGATTCGTGATATAAGATTTAAATCCAATTTAATGCCCAcgcaattaaataaaattttaaaaagtttagaaattaaaaaatttatcaaagctgTTAAGTCTGTAGCAGCAAGTAAGAAAAAAGTATATATGTTATACAATTTAGAACCAGACACATCTGTAACTGGAGGTGCATGGTACCAAGATCAAGATTTTGAAGCAGAATTTGTTGATGTTCTTAATCAACAATGTTATAGATTTCTAGAGAATAAAAGGGAGCAAATGAACTCTTGTAGAGGTGGACCAATCATGGCTAGAAATGTTACATTTGCTTCATCTAAAGAAGTATGGAAATTTATCTCTGATCTAGGAATAAGCAAG GTGAAGTTATCAGTTGAAGATTTGGAGATGATATTGAATACCTTAGTTTATGATGGAAAAGTAGAACGTACTCTTTCAGGCGATGGGAACACTTTATATAGAGCAGTAGAACCTTTATTAAGTCCACCTGGATTAATTAAATCTACTTGCGGCATTTGTCCG gTGAGAAAAAATTGTTGTGATGTTGGTGATGTTACACCTACAAAGTGTCAATACATTGCAGAATGGTTggaataa